One Plasmodium cynomolgi strain B DNA, scaffold: 0034, whole genome shotgun sequence genomic window, gattattggtggtaaaatattacagaaaaaaagaaatttcaattatattataattgagcaataaaagaaattaatttatttttatgttaaataaACATTAAATTCATTGTGGTTGTTGATATGattttgcataaaaaaaaatatatagtgaTCCCTTAACACTGAACCACTCCCAATATGATGGTATACTCAGCCCGTACCCTGAATCCTGAACCATAAACCTAGATTATTACGCTGTTTATATGTAGACACTTATATAAtcagtatatatattttttccactatGTATAACTATATAGATGACGGGAGCTTTTATGAATTAGCaaaagtacatttttattatttattgtaaaatttattagTAGTTTATTATATTGAATATTCCAACTTTTTCAACAGaataagaatatttttttttaaaagagttatatcattaattttatgtataatacatatttcttttaatatagAAGGATCAAacttatttaaaagaatcaTATTCCTATAAAAATACGAGGAATTATGCAAAGATGAAGTAACTGATGTTAATCTCAATACGACATGCAGTTCCGTATCACGTAATAGCTCTATTATTAATGAAagcctttttaataaaattaaaagaaatgttAAAGCATTAAATAACATTAAAGTGGAAAAGGAATATAGGGAGAATTGTTTGAATTACAAATATTGGATATTTGGTGAAATTTGGAAACTGTACGATGTTGAAAAACCATCACATACCATCAGCGATATAACTACCGAATTTATGAAACTAAATGGTTGTTTCAAAGGTGGAATTAGTAGAGGTTGTcaattcatatttatttataaggATATCAAtgatttaatattattattagaaAAGAGAAATTTGTATGActactttaaaaattatagtaaaattaaagagaGTGTctgtaaaaaggaaaataaggatttatttgaaaaataccTTAAATCTATTAGTGAAACATATAAAAAGCACCACGTTCAAGAAAAATGTTGTGATTGGGGTGCATCATATTGTcctgattattttttgagtTGTGATTATGTGTATAATCCAAGTAGACTGTTATCTTTATTGGAATCTAAAGATAAAGGAGTTTGTGATAAAGTAGAAAAAGAATATTCATATGAAACAGTTGAACTAACGAATCCTCTAACTTCTAAAGTAAAGGTTGAcatgtatattaaatatttaagaTGTGCTAAAGTTACTGAACAAGGTTTTAACGAAACAGCTATTGTATGCCAGCAACCTGGATACCGTCCCCACCTAAGTAACTCATTAATGGATATGAAACGCAGGGGTAAAACGATAgataataatacaaataGACCAATCCACCAGTTAATAATCAATGAAAACCCAGTAAATGTCGTTTTAATTTCCAATCAAGATtacaattattataatgtGTCGCACTCTGACATGTCTACCCCTGAAGCTATTTATACTTTGTTTCCTGAAGTTACCGGAAGTAGCCGTGAAGACTATGAgaaagaagggaaagaagattgtaaaaaagaaaatttaccaGAACATATGAAATTATATTGTAAAAGatccaaaaaatatagagaATATCTcaacaaatttgaatataaaaatgaatccaCAGTTGATACAACTGATATAATCTCTGAGGTAGATGATGAACCTTTAagtacttcattttttacagttgaattattaaaaaaacttcCTTTCCGTGCATCTATAGTGGTTGTACTAATATTATTAGTAATTATGGTTTTCTTCATATActataaagtaaaaaagaacTCCTCTTTagtatataaacattttctatcattattttttattaatttttatgagctgttttattatgaaaattgtaatttattatcttgtatatatttttttgcttttttatacTAGTTTACCCCGTTCGGAAGTTGGTTAGCTGGGAAGAGAGGTAAAAAGAATAGAGGCA contains:
- a CDS encoding CYIR protein (putative;~vir-type antigen) is translated as SVSRNSSIINESLFNKIKRNVKALNNIKVEKEYRENCLNYKYWIFGEIWKLYDVEKPSHTISDITTEFMKLNGCFKGGISRGCQFIFIYKDINDLILLLEKRNLYDYFKNYSKIKESVCKKENKDLFEKYLKSISETYKKHHVQEKCCDWGASYCPDYFLSCDYVYNPSRLLSLLESKDKGVCDKVEKEYSYETVELTNPLTSKVKVDMYIKYLRCAKVTEQGFNETAIVCQQPGYRPHLSNSLMDMKRRGKTIDNNTNRPIHQLIINENPVNVVLISNQDYNYYN